One Purpureocillium takamizusanense chromosome 1, complete sequence genomic window carries:
- the NPL6 gene encoding chromatin structure-remodeling complex subunit RSC7 (COG:S~EggNog:ENOG503NVPY), with product MPGRRSGRAAARKAAAALESTPKRFADLEDEPMADADADADAAAAADNASEPEEPPAQDDNDDEDEDAATGRKGANLADDDDDDEDDDDDAKEEKEPTPPPQPVIRRKRLGRPPKNKPPDWDPMVTVTEDTPRRRGRGGWRGRGGRKGGAPPPKAEQVIDAEGTVAEIVDDECVLPDDPEGETKVDKLGNLEGGREYRCRTFTVMGRGDRLYMLSTEPARCVGFRDSYLFFTKHRKLYKIIVDDDEKRDMIERDIIPHSYKGRSIGVVTARSVFREFGARIIVGGKRILDDYSVAQARAEGVVEGQLADPDDHFVPGEPYNKNQYVAWHGASAVYHTNVPSVPVPSGKPEYKKRKVNVNDTNWMLEHAREASIFNSGINAIRRLNNAGVYDIHTNVMQYPAIMQPTLARVEQVAPEDEDSTRGSSRFPPVSAKVARNFMVTDTYFESPPAGAAPVALDAGDSADFLSAFNGLSAVSDDIKDLLPPECRQAFDAAMGSNAEWKSRWGPESSTMARRGPVIDKAIVPYSMG from the exons ATGCCCGGGCGACGATCtggccgcgctgccgcccgaaaggccgcggcggctcttG agagCACCCCCAAGCGCttcgccgacctcgaggatgagcccatggccgatgccgacgccgatgccgacgccgctgctgccgcggacAATGCCTCGGAGCCCGAGGAGCCGCCCGCGCAagacgacaatgacgacgaagacgaagacgctGCCACCGGGCGCAAGGGAGCCAatctggccgacgacgatgacgacgacgaagacgacgacgacgacgcaaaggaggagaaggaacccacgccgccgccccaaccCGTCATTCGGAGAAAGCGGCTGGGCCGGCCACCCAAGAACAAGCCCCCGGACTGGGACCCCATGGTCACCGTGACCGAGGACACGCCCCGGCGCAGGGGCCGcggtggatggaggggccgaggaggccgcaAGGGAGGCGCCCCTccgcccaaggccgagcaggtcatcgacgccgagggcaccgtcgccgagatTGTTGACGACGAGTGCGTCCTGCCCGACGACCCCGAGGGCGAGACCAAGGTCGACAAACTGGGCAATCTCGAGGGCGGACGCGAGTATCGTTGCCGCACGTTCACCGTCATGGGCCGGGGGGACAGGCTCTACATGCTGTCGACGGAGCCCGCCCGGTGCGTGGGCTTCAGGGACAGCTACCTCTTCTTCACCAAGCACCGGAAGCTCTACAAGATcattgtcgacgacgacgagaagcgcgACATGATTGAGCGCGACATCATCCCGCACTCGTACAAGGGCCGCTCGATCGGCGTCGTCACGGCCCGCTCCGTCTTCAGGGAGTTTGGCGCGCGCATCATCGTTGGCGGCAagcgcatcctcgacgactaCAGCGTGGCccaggcccgcgccgagggcgttgTCGAAGGCCAGCTCGCGGACCCGGACGACCACTTCGTCCCCGGCGAACCCTACAACAAGAACCAGTACGTGGCGTGGCACGGAGCCAGCGCCGTCTACCACACCAACGTGCCGTCAGTGCCGGTGCCGAGCGGCAAGCCAGAGtacaagaagcgcaaggtcAACGTCAACGACACCAACTGGATGCTGGAGCAtgcgcgcgaggcgag CATATTCAACTCGGGCATCAACGCCATCCGCAGACTGAACAACGCCGGCGTCTACGACATCCACACCAACGTCATGCAGTACCCCGCCATCATGCAGCCCACACTGGCGCGGgtcgagcaggtcgcgcccgaggacgaggactccacgaggggcagcagccggtTCCCGCCCGTGTCGGCCAAGGTGGCGCGCAACTTCATGGTCACCGACACGTACTTTgagagcccgcccgccggcgccgcgcccgtggccttggacgcgggcgacTCTGCCGACTTTTTGTCGGCCTTCAACGGCCTGTCCGCCGTGTccgacgacatcaaggacCTGCTTCCGCCCGAGTGCCGCCAGGCGTTTGACGCGGCCATGGGCAGCAACGCCGAGTGGAAGTCGCGGTGGGGCCCGGAGAGCAGCACAAtggcccggcgcggccctgTCATCGACAAGGCCATTGTTCCCTACAGTATGGGCTGA
- a CDS encoding uncharacterized protein (EggNog:ENOG503P6RT~BUSCO:EOG09265PUI~COG:U) produces MADNVEGLIDVPREFLKDGVQFINKCQKPDKKEFIKISQAIAIGFLTMGTVGYVVKLIHIPINNILVGAA; encoded by the exons ATGGCAGAcaacgtcgagggcctcatCGACGTCCCGCGCGAGTTCCTCAAGGACGGCGTGCAGTTCATCAACAAGTGCCAGAAGC CCGACAAGAAGGAGTTCATCAAGATCTCCCAGGCCATTGCCATTGGCTTCCTGACCATGGGCACCGTGGGCTACGTCGTCAAGCTGA TCCACATTCCCATCAACaacatcctcgtcggtgccgcgTAA
- a CDS encoding uncharacterized protein (EggNog:ENOG503P87W), with protein sequence MPRHTTTLPPAPLPPPPTTTIVSTHLASPTVMPTHHHHHHHHHPAHHCPPPPSSPSSSSVLIPLPPSAEHQQQTQRYFARLSHSPVYRPKTFGWSNYKLTRLVDLPCPVGFRSRRALVLAAIFDFDTTGSGDAPAHRPRSRTASSPHARRFLAQRYRRGVYHRYPFAQDYLPSPPHAWMDRVDELREGRALAAAADDDAVALPPLVMETQRKEQQRRVEDDDEDEGEHGDYDDKEEEEGDDVDEEVRELYRMGLLYDDEHERGSGFTLDAIAHDTAATPPYTLTVRSRDHRRHGGNNNNNNSKRPHQHAHDGTTSTTTNSTDDDEALAAFLAEADYIDVCAARHLLLDVEPDGAVVAAAAGPSRKEGTGAVVVEAMRAQQRLWEAFRGDRPSDLDGVEWEVV encoded by the coding sequence ATGCCCAGACATACCACTActcttcctcctgctcctcttcctcctcctcctactactactattgTTTCCACCCATCTCGCCAGCCCGACTGTCATGCCcacccatcatcatcatcatcatcatcaccatcccgCCCATCACtgtccaccaccaccatcatcaccctcctcctcctccgtcctgatccccctccccccctccgcagagcaccagcagcagacgcagcGCTACTTCGCCCGCCTCTCGCACTCGCCCGTCTACCGGCCCAAGACGTTCGGCTGGTCCAACTACAAGCTcacccgcctcgtcgacctcccCTGCCCGGTCGGCttccgcagccgccgcgccctcgtcctcgccgccatcttcgATTTCGACACCACGGGTagcggcgacgcgcccgcTCATCGCCCCCGCTCTCGtaccgcctcctcgcctcacgcccgccgcttcctcgcccagcgctaccgccgcggcgtctaCCACCGCTACCCCTTCGCCCAAGACtacctcccctccccgccgcaCGCCTGGATGgaccgcgtcgacgagctgcgcgaggggcgcgccctcgccgctgctgccgacgatgatgccgtggccttgccgccgctggtcaTGGAGACCCAGCGCAAGGAACAACAGCGTCGTGtagaagacgacgatgaagacgaaggcgagcacggcgactatgacgacaaggaggaggaggagggggatgaCGTCGATGAAGAAGTGCGGGAGCTCTACCGCATGGGCCTCCtgtacgacgacgagcacgagcgcGGCTCGGGCTTCaccctcgacgccatcgcccacgacaccgccgccacgcccccgTACACCCTGACGGTCCGCAGTCgcgaccaccgccgccacggcggcaacaacaacaacaacaacagcaagcGGCCGCACCAGCACGCGcacgacggcaccaccagcaccaccaccaactccaccgacgacgacgaggcgctcgccgcgTTCCTCGCCGAGGCAGACTATATCGACGTCTGTGCCGCCCggcacctcctcctcgacgtcgagccggacggcgccgtcgttgccgcggcggccggtcCGTCTCGCAAGGAGGGGACGggggccgtggtggtggaggcgatgcgtgcccagcagcgcctgtgGGAGGCTTTTCGGGGTGACCGGCCGTCGGACCTCGACGGGGTAGAATGGGAGGTGGTGTAG